A genome region from Natronosalvus rutilus includes the following:
- a CDS encoding Rieske (2Fe-2S) protein, whose amino-acid sequence MAGRTELTTLETVQESRSWLFTVRDRYGEAEEAILVPCEDGVEGWINRCMHEPQRLDVGRGVAMRDDEIICPRHGSMYDACSGACDNGEAAGTRLVGVDVTVEDGRVFLTDSIYQFDHEGGLEDDGEADENESDEDGDGGPSSTSHISF is encoded by the coding sequence ATGGCAGGTCGGACGGAACTCACGACACTCGAGACGGTCCAGGAATCGCGGTCGTGGCTGTTCACGGTTCGCGACCGCTACGGCGAGGCCGAGGAGGCGATCCTCGTTCCCTGTGAGGACGGCGTCGAGGGGTGGATCAACCGCTGTATGCACGAACCGCAGCGACTCGACGTCGGCCGCGGCGTCGCGATGCGCGACGACGAGATCATCTGTCCGCGACACGGCTCGATGTACGACGCCTGTTCGGGGGCGTGTGACAACGGCGAAGCCGCCGGCACGCGCCTCGTCGGTGTCGACGTGACCGTCGAGGACGGCCGGGTCTTCCTGACGGATTCGATATACCAGTTCGACCACGAGGGCGGCCTCGAGGACGACGGAGAGGCGGACGAAAACGAGAGCGACGAAGACGGCGACGGCGGTCCGTCGTCGACCTCGCACATCTCTTTTTGA
- the ribB gene encoding 3,4-dihydroxy-2-butanone-4-phosphate synthase, which translates to MNGSDTTNPRQEPLTTTASVESALERLQAGEPILVHDAADREGETDLIYHADAVTPEAVSRLRNDAGGLVCVAFEDAVADAFDLPFYDDAVDHPATAGHDLGYDERSSFSVTVNHRDTYTGVTDNDRSLTIQSLGEAAADPDETDFAEEFRVPGHVHLLRAAPDLLAQREGHTELGVTLALEADLPPAVVVCEMLDDRTGEALAPVDARAYADRHDFVYLEGSDVLGYLD; encoded by the coding sequence ATGAACGGATCAGACACCACCAACCCCCGCCAGGAACCGCTGACAACTACCGCGAGCGTCGAATCGGCCCTCGAGCGCCTGCAGGCTGGCGAGCCGATTCTCGTCCACGACGCGGCCGACCGCGAGGGCGAGACCGACCTGATCTACCACGCCGACGCCGTCACGCCCGAGGCCGTCTCTCGCCTGCGCAATGACGCTGGCGGCCTCGTCTGCGTCGCGTTCGAGGACGCGGTCGCCGACGCGTTCGACCTCCCGTTCTACGACGACGCCGTCGACCACCCGGCGACGGCCGGCCACGACCTGGGCTACGACGAGCGCTCGTCGTTCTCCGTGACGGTCAACCACCGGGACACCTACACCGGGGTCACCGACAACGACCGGTCGCTGACGATCCAGTCGCTCGGCGAGGCCGCCGCCGACCCGGACGAAACCGACTTCGCCGAGGAGTTTCGCGTCCCCGGTCACGTCCATTTGCTCCGGGCGGCCCCCGACCTCCTCGCACAACGCGAGGGCCACACCGAACTGGGCGTCACGCTGGCCCTCGAGGCCGACCTGCCGCCCGCCGTCGTCGTCTGTGAGATGCTCGACGACCGGACTGGCGAGGCACTCGCGCCTGTAGACGCGCGCGCCTACGCCGACCGACACGATTTCGTCTATCTCGAGGGCAGCGACGTGCTCGGGTATCTCGACTGA
- a CDS encoding class I SAM-dependent methyltransferase, translating to MDVPCVRVRPEHGETVRSRLADADLIADEFEITVEDGWLYVPLDDSGSSSDSSEGPVDALLSDLEVDYTLVDQGVPTRDTQTMPADLLGFEPSYERLGDTALLEEDDSQRAQEIADAILASDLPLETVLNKASKIKGETRVRDWDVVAGEGTTVVHREYGCEFALDLASVYFSPRLATERHRVVEQASEGERVFDMFAGVGPFVIPFARHGAECVGVDVNEVAIEYLRENADRNGVADRVTAIDADVREVAPDYEGWADRIVMNLPHSADTFLESAVTIAGHDCVIHYYDIQHEDDPFGPGERAIRAAAESEYEVSVETQRVVRSYAPHELNVCLDVRLERR from the coding sequence ATGGACGTGCCGTGTGTCCGCGTTCGCCCCGAGCACGGCGAGACTGTTCGGAGTCGGCTCGCCGACGCGGACCTGATCGCCGACGAGTTCGAGATTACCGTCGAGGACGGTTGGCTCTACGTGCCGCTCGACGATTCGGGATCGAGTTCGGACTCGAGCGAAGGCCCGGTAGACGCCCTGCTCTCGGATCTCGAGGTCGACTACACGCTCGTCGACCAGGGCGTACCCACACGTGACACGCAGACGATGCCCGCGGATCTCCTCGGCTTCGAACCCTCCTACGAACGACTGGGCGATACCGCGCTCCTGGAGGAAGACGACTCCCAGCGGGCGCAGGAGATTGCCGACGCTATCCTCGCGTCAGACCTGCCCCTCGAGACAGTCCTGAACAAGGCCTCGAAAATCAAGGGCGAGACCCGCGTGCGTGACTGGGACGTGGTCGCCGGAGAGGGGACGACCGTCGTCCACCGGGAGTACGGTTGTGAGTTCGCACTCGACCTCGCGTCGGTGTACTTCTCGCCGCGTCTCGCCACGGAACGCCACCGGGTCGTCGAGCAGGCGAGCGAGGGCGAGCGCGTCTTCGACATGTTCGCCGGCGTCGGCCCGTTCGTGATCCCGTTCGCCAGACACGGCGCCGAGTGCGTCGGCGTCGACGTCAACGAGGTCGCGATCGAGTACCTCCGGGAGAACGCCGACCGGAACGGCGTCGCGGATCGAGTGACGGCGATCGACGCTGACGTCCGCGAGGTCGCCCCCGACTACGAGGGCTGGGCCGACCGGATCGTGATGAACCTCCCTCACAGCGCGGACACATTCCTCGAGTCCGCGGTGACGATTGCCGGCCATGACTGCGTGATTCACTACTATGACATCCAGCACGAGGACGATCCCTTCGGACCGGGAGAGCGAGCGATTCGCGCGGCAGCCGAATCCGAGTACGAGGTGAGCGTCGAGACCCAGCGGGTCGTTCGATCCTACGCGCCTCACGAACTCAACGTCTGCCTGGACGTGCGCCTCGAGCGGCGATGA
- a CDS encoding CTP-dependent riboflavin kinase, with amino-acid sequence MHETVSTTVGHDELAVLKLLALDGGLEGDLKISCSALADRLEASNQTASRRLQRLESAGYLERDTVADGQWVVVTDAGEGALRTEYEEYKRLFEADPEVELEGVVTSGMGEGRHYISLPGYSRQFSDRLGYEPFPGTLNVDLQDESMRRRRAMASLESIPIDGWENDERTYGPAVCHPATVETADGDVYETAHAIAPERTHHDEDQLELIAPAKLRDELDLEDGDHVTITVGDR; translated from the coding sequence ATGCACGAGACCGTATCGACCACCGTCGGGCACGACGAACTCGCCGTGCTCAAACTCCTCGCGCTCGACGGCGGTCTCGAGGGCGACCTCAAAATCTCCTGTTCGGCCCTCGCGGATCGACTCGAGGCGTCGAACCAGACCGCCTCGCGGCGTCTCCAGCGTCTCGAGAGCGCAGGCTACCTCGAGCGCGACACCGTCGCCGACGGCCAGTGGGTCGTCGTCACCGACGCGGGCGAGGGCGCGCTTCGCACCGAGTACGAGGAGTACAAACGACTCTTCGAGGCCGATCCCGAGGTCGAACTCGAGGGCGTCGTGACCAGCGGCATGGGCGAGGGGCGCCACTACATCTCGCTGCCCGGCTACAGCCGCCAGTTTTCCGACCGCCTGGGCTACGAGCCGTTCCCCGGGACGCTCAACGTCGACCTCCAGGACGAGAGCATGCGACGGCGCCGGGCGATGGCCTCCCTCGAGTCGATCCCAATCGACGGCTGGGAGAACGACGAACGCACCTACGGCCCCGCCGTCTGTCACCCCGCCACCGTCGAGACGGCCGACGGCGACGTCTACGAGACCGCCCACGCAATCGCCCCCGAACGAACTCACCACGACGAGGACCAGCTCGAGTTGATCGCGCCCGCGAAACTGCGCGACGAACTCGACCTCGAGGACGGCGACCACGTGACGATCACCGTCGGAGACCGCTAA
- a CDS encoding CBS domain-containing protein: MDDIFVARLMSSDLVTVAPDTLVENAGQTILENCISSLVVVDDDGRLEGILTTTDFVTIVAESFPKAETTVERYMTTDVVTVSPQQPITEVANVMLEHGVHHLPVVDEDEGVVGIVTTTDLAGYLTTMRASV; this comes from the coding sequence ATGGACGACATTTTCGTTGCCAGATTAATGAGTTCGGATCTCGTAACAGTCGCACCCGACACCCTCGTCGAGAACGCCGGCCAGACGATACTCGAGAACTGCATTAGCTCACTCGTCGTCGTTGACGACGACGGACGCCTCGAGGGAATCCTGACGACGACCGACTTCGTCACGATCGTCGCCGAGAGTTTCCCGAAAGCGGAGACGACCGTCGAACGCTACATGACGACCGACGTCGTGACCGTCTCACCCCAGCAGCCGATCACCGAGGTGGCGAACGTGATGCTCGAACATGGGGTCCACCATCTGCCGGTCGTCGACGAGGACGAGGGCGTCGTCGGTATCGTCACGACGACCGATCTGGCGGGGTACCTGACGACGATGCGGGCGTCGGTGTAG
- a CDS encoding ATP-dependent DNA helicase, whose translation MDDHRLSRSTPGPAPKGNQPAVIASEAACTSVDAGAGTGKTTTMLARIERALEDRAVDPSDVLVVTFANEAAASIRASIAERLEPSVAAAIEVHTYHSFCYRLVREYAYYLGLSPSFEVVTERKRRRLLNRLLAEYEYDFAAVDVAPTKSATPSTLAGSVDHFVSVMSREEIDPDALSDALPDERMLDLLEELLLWLRGEAREALSFDNEAIRYFNREEHVTEIREALVEYGTLLTFCREKIAEGPAAFRDDPVVREIDAYLRTLQACVTITREAMSLDDPSTKHLPPVLFGNELWRDGAKTIEQTPFGRLEHYVAVLRQASHYAEIYADYRARLETDGAVDFDELVRTATRLLEDEAVAEGITRRWSHVYCDEFQDTDATQWTLVTELTRGPDRPELLAIGDTDQAIYGWRGTDPRGLERLGANYDDHESVELELNFRSKQEILDLTNHCSYGTQPSKTLREHGRTQGSYDEANPPHRVLKVESDELESSIPEQVGTAISRLLNGDCGSVPERTLEDIAVIVRTNAQARNIAAELEQRQIPCERSGSATGSVSEGTQTVLSYLRVLVDHDADTHLRRVLLTRYRVREADLSRLHRRNRRLYDALFEADLEAEPFDEPDRLERARTDLEALAAAKNAYPIAPFLRQFRERTNVEWFLGPDDRQTFERIERFVDARTGTDVLESLSTRFVDALERVLAGGSSDRQQGTTSADAVDVMTVHQAKGLEFDTVLAPYLSDEEWCVRRDYAYGARYRLLAATLDPTVDSPLCADLAAEPTAESWRVLHVALTRAENHLLVFGSNYDYEGGDGDLAAPTADACLPSAIEWSVTGERMNLWSELVTAFDRVQETYPETVVDVTDSLAEPSTHTTGAINYLGTDGYRTLETDEALDVVHRLGRQLRNRTLLPAADAAPTVPELDAPAGRRVGALDTTASRFAPDAFSESGRDRFPEALEHSYSALATHDECPRKHYLEYVVGAPDDPVPGDVSRRRIESSPADNRTGRESNPRLVGTVFHAVAEEAFYREYSSPGEWRRAATRRLTARGKRGYEKEVHRCIDRYFDAREPDLEAPVHAWDELAAELSFTVDDVPGVDGSVVGYVDTVRRAPDGRLVVLDYKATSERIDPEAALQLSLYARACERRLGEPVDAVGYVYVGPVEGPRVAIHSRSTTPDWEAVRRGLEALDRPIYAETTPGSHCRTCPHRSLGCAPSFDDS comes from the coding sequence ATGGATGACCACCGGCTCTCGAGGTCGACCCCGGGCCCAGCCCCGAAAGGAAATCAGCCCGCCGTCATCGCGAGCGAGGCCGCGTGCACGTCCGTCGACGCGGGCGCCGGTACCGGAAAGACGACCACGATGCTGGCGCGGATCGAACGGGCGCTCGAGGACCGGGCCGTCGACCCCTCCGACGTGCTCGTCGTGACGTTCGCGAACGAAGCGGCCGCGAGCATTCGAGCGTCGATCGCCGAGCGACTCGAGCCGTCCGTCGCCGCAGCGATCGAGGTCCACACGTATCACTCGTTTTGCTACCGGCTGGTTCGAGAGTACGCCTACTATCTCGGGCTCTCCCCGTCGTTCGAGGTCGTCACCGAGCGGAAGCGACGACGGCTACTCAACCGGCTCCTCGCCGAGTACGAGTACGACTTCGCGGCGGTCGACGTGGCACCGACAAAATCGGCCACTCCGTCGACGCTCGCCGGATCGGTTGACCACTTCGTCTCGGTGATGAGTCGCGAAGAGATCGACCCAGACGCCCTCTCCGACGCCCTGCCCGACGAACGGATGCTCGACCTCCTCGAGGAACTGCTCCTGTGGCTCCGCGGCGAGGCGAGAGAGGCGCTGTCGTTCGACAACGAGGCGATTCGGTACTTCAATCGGGAGGAACACGTCACGGAAATTCGCGAGGCGCTCGTCGAGTACGGCACGCTGTTGACGTTCTGTCGAGAGAAAATCGCCGAAGGGCCGGCGGCGTTTCGCGACGATCCGGTGGTGCGAGAGATCGACGCCTACCTCCGGACGCTTCAGGCGTGCGTGACGATAACGCGGGAAGCGATGTCGCTCGACGACCCGTCGACGAAGCACCTGCCACCCGTCCTCTTCGGCAACGAACTCTGGCGGGACGGGGCGAAGACCATCGAACAGACGCCGTTCGGCCGACTCGAGCACTACGTGGCCGTGCTCCGACAGGCCAGCCACTACGCCGAAATATACGCCGACTATCGGGCGAGGCTCGAGACCGACGGCGCGGTCGACTTCGACGAACTCGTTCGGACGGCGACGCGCCTGCTCGAAGACGAGGCCGTCGCCGAGGGGATCACCCGCCGGTGGAGCCACGTCTACTGCGACGAGTTCCAGGACACCGACGCGACCCAGTGGACGCTCGTCACCGAACTGACGCGCGGCCCGGATCGACCAGAACTCCTCGCCATCGGGGACACGGACCAGGCGATCTACGGCTGGCGCGGGACCGACCCCAGGGGCCTCGAGCGCCTCGGTGCGAACTACGACGACCACGAGTCGGTCGAACTCGAGTTGAACTTTCGGTCGAAACAGGAAATACTGGACCTGACGAACCACTGTTCGTACGGCACCCAGCCCTCGAAGACGCTCCGGGAGCACGGACGGACGCAGGGGTCGTACGACGAGGCGAACCCGCCCCACCGGGTGCTGAAAGTCGAGAGCGACGAACTCGAGTCGTCGATACCCGAACAGGTCGGGACGGCGATTTCACGACTCCTGAACGGCGACTGTGGATCCGTCCCGGAGCGAACGCTCGAAGACATCGCGGTCATCGTTCGGACGAACGCACAGGCACGCAATATCGCCGCAGAACTCGAGCAGCGCCAGATTCCCTGCGAGCGGTCGGGTTCGGCGACAGGATCCGTGTCGGAGGGCACCCAGACGGTTCTCTCGTACCTCCGCGTGCTAGTCGATCACGACGCCGACACGCACCTTCGACGAGTGCTTCTCACACGTTATCGAGTACGTGAAGCCGATCTCTCCCGCCTCCACCGCCGCAACCGTCGGCTGTACGACGCGCTGTTCGAGGCCGACCTCGAGGCCGAACCCTTCGACGAACCGGACCGACTCGAGCGGGCGCGCACAGACCTCGAGGCGCTAGCGGCGGCGAAGAACGCCTACCCGATAGCGCCGTTTCTCCGACAGTTCCGGGAGCGAACGAACGTCGAGTGGTTTCTGGGTCCCGACGACCGCCAGACGTTCGAGCGGATCGAACGGTTCGTCGACGCCAGGACCGGCACCGACGTGCTCGAGTCGCTCTCGACCCGGTTCGTCGACGCGCTCGAGCGGGTGCTGGCGGGCGGATCGAGCGACCGCCAACAGGGAACCACGTCTGCGGACGCCGTCGACGTCATGACGGTACACCAAGCCAAGGGCCTCGAGTTCGACACGGTCCTCGCGCCGTACCTCTCGGACGAGGAGTGGTGCGTTCGGCGAGACTACGCCTACGGGGCCCGGTATCGCCTGCTCGCCGCGACGCTCGACCCGACCGTCGACTCGCCGCTGTGTGCGGATCTCGCCGCGGAGCCGACGGCCGAATCCTGGCGCGTTCTCCACGTCGCGCTCACCCGGGCGGAGAACCACCTGCTCGTATTCGGCTCGAACTACGACTACGAGGGCGGGGACGGCGACCTCGCCGCCCCCACGGCCGACGCGTGTCTCCCCTCCGCGATCGAGTGGTCGGTTACCGGCGAGCGGATGAACCTCTGGTCGGAATTGGTGACGGCGTTTGACCGGGTACAGGAAACGTACCCCGAAACAGTCGTCGACGTCACCGACTCGCTCGCCGAACCGTCGACGCACACCACCGGCGCGATCAACTACCTCGGTACCGACGGCTACCGGACGCTCGAGACGGACGAGGCGCTCGACGTCGTCCACCGACTCGGGCGACAGCTTCGGAACCGAACGCTGCTACCGGCTGCGGACGCCGCCCCCACAGTCCCCGAACTCGACGCGCCGGCGGGGCGACGAGTCGGAGCGCTGGATACGACGGCTTCGCGATTCGCCCCGGACGCGTTCTCGGAGTCGGGACGCGATCGGTTTCCCGAAGCACTCGAGCACAGTTACAGCGCGCTGGCGACCCACGACGAGTGTCCGCGAAAGCACTACCTCGAGTACGTCGTCGGGGCGCCCGACGATCCGGTCCCGGGTGACGTCAGTCGACGGCGAATCGAGTCGTCCCCGGCTGACAATCGAACGGGCCGCGAGTCGAACCCGCGACTCGTCGGCACGGTCTTTCACGCCGTGGCCGAGGAAGCGTTCTACCGGGAGTACTCGAGCCCCGGGGAGTGGCGTCGGGCGGCCACCAGACGGCTCACGGCCCGCGGGAAACGAGGATACGAGAAGGAAGTCCACCGGTGTATCGATCGGTACTTCGACGCTCGAGAACCCGACCTCGAGGCGCCGGTTCACGCGTGGGACGAACTCGCCGCCGAACTGTCGTTTACGGTCGACGACGTGCCCGGCGTCGACGGCTCGGTCGTCGGCTACGTGGATACGGTCCGACGGGCACCCGACGGACGGCTCGTCGTCCTCGACTACAAGGCGACGAGCGAACGGATCGACCCCGAAGCGGCCCTCCAGCTTTCGCTGTACGCCCGGGCCTGTGAACGCCGGCTCGGCGAGCCCGTCGACGCCGTCGGCTACGTGTACGTCGGACCTGTCGAGGGCCCCCGGGTCGCCATCCACTCGCGGTCGACGACGCCCGACTGGGAGGCGGTTCGACGCGGACTCGAGGCGCTAGATCGACCGATCTACGCCGAGACGACGCCGGGGTCGCACTGTCGGACCTGTCCGCATCGGTCCCTCGGATGCGCACCGTCGTTCGACGACTCGTAG
- the twy1 gene encoding 4-demethylwyosine synthase TYW1, protein MSNAADSGADASSEDGDVDVDEDDGGGPMQVDSPNYHHENHTAAQTCGWTANALRGEGKCYKNIWYGIESHRCIQMTPVVRCNERCVFCWRDHNGHAYELEGVEWDDPEAVVDASIRLQKKLLSGFGGNDQVPRPVFEEAMEPRHVAISLDGEPSLYPYLPELLEAFHDRDVTTFLVSNGTRPEVLRECDPTQLYVSVDAPERWTFDQVVKAMEDDAWEHLVETMDVLAEKDETRTVLRTTLIDGENMRDPDWYAAFYQRADPDFVELKAYMHVGHSRGRLDRSSMPDHEDVAEFAREVASHMPEFTEVKEVPASRVALLSKTSDTWVPKLKKDSEFWERDTVSSD, encoded by the coding sequence ACTCGCCGAACTACCACCACGAGAACCACACCGCCGCCCAGACCTGCGGGTGGACCGCCAACGCCCTTCGTGGCGAGGGCAAGTGCTACAAAAACATCTGGTACGGCATCGAATCACACCGCTGTATCCAGATGACGCCCGTCGTCCGCTGTAACGAGCGCTGCGTCTTCTGCTGGCGCGACCACAACGGCCACGCCTACGAACTCGAGGGCGTCGAGTGGGACGACCCCGAGGCCGTCGTCGACGCCTCGATCCGCCTCCAGAAGAAGCTGCTCTCGGGCTTCGGCGGCAACGACCAGGTCCCCCGGCCCGTGTTCGAGGAGGCGATGGAGCCCCGTCACGTCGCCATCAGTCTCGACGGCGAGCCGTCCTTGTATCCCTATCTCCCCGAGCTACTTGAGGCGTTCCACGACCGAGACGTCACGACGTTCCTCGTCTCGAACGGTACCCGTCCCGAGGTCCTGCGAGAGTGTGACCCGACGCAACTGTACGTCAGCGTCGACGCTCCCGAGCGCTGGACATTCGACCAGGTCGTCAAAGCCATGGAGGACGACGCCTGGGAGCACCTCGTCGAGACGATGGACGTGCTCGCCGAGAAGGACGAGACGCGTACGGTCCTGCGGACGACGCTGATCGACGGCGAGAACATGCGCGACCCGGACTGGTACGCCGCCTTCTACCAGCGGGCCGATCCCGATTTCGTCGAGTTGAAGGCGTATATGCACGTCGGGCACTCCCGCGGCCGGCTGGATCGATCCTCGATGCCGGATCACGAGGATGTCGCCGAGTTCGCGCGCGAGGTCGCCTCCCACATGCCCGAGTTCACCGAGGTGAAGGAAGTTCCCGCCTCGCGCGTCGCCTTGCTCTCGAAGACGAGCGACACGTGGGTCCCGAAGCTGAAGAAGGACAGTGAGTTCTGGGAGCGCGACACCGTCTCGAGCGACTGA
- a CDS encoding PD-(D/E)XK nuclease family protein: MTGNFTETDATTPSSAEAPQISIDGVRTHLRCPQRYRYAHEYGLHTGDDVPQTARLELLRTAICDALRAGDVDTLEARALDRFADRWADYGEGVHSRAQRRHERRVLEATIRAYVEVIGTDHAECLYATRASGADGELVGPDLPLRSTVMATRPTADDDEASPLQIDVPIDYAVLEGSSFVGVRFVPTAAHLGILRYRAAWDGDVADRFAGHFDPDRADFAPEMVATLLETAAALDGLRTLRDRLSLTDARTCRYVQVPVLDRDRLTVNPLRERVETSLEPVDLTEPYLDHHTFGMTHEHRNQTVDDRLRQVATAAIAGVDDEAFESRWDQIKRDVCPTCPYAVCCTKYLSSEVAFDG; encoded by the coding sequence ATGACGGGGAACTTCACCGAGACCGACGCGACGACGCCATCGAGCGCCGAGGCCCCACAGATTTCGATCGACGGCGTGCGAACCCACCTCCGGTGTCCGCAACGGTACCGATACGCCCACGAGTACGGCCTGCACACGGGCGACGACGTTCCGCAGACGGCCCGACTCGAGTTGCTCCGAACGGCCATCTGTGATGCCCTTCGTGCGGGGGACGTCGACACGCTCGAGGCGCGTGCGCTGGACCGGTTCGCCGACCGCTGGGCGGACTACGGCGAGGGAGTCCACTCACGTGCCCAGCGACGACACGAGCGTCGAGTGCTCGAGGCGACGATCCGGGCGTACGTCGAGGTCATCGGTACCGACCACGCCGAGTGCCTGTACGCCACCAGGGCGAGCGGCGCCGACGGCGAACTCGTCGGTCCAGATTTACCGCTTCGATCGACGGTGATGGCGACTCGACCGACGGCTGATGACGACGAGGCCTCCCCGCTCCAGATCGATGTGCCGATCGATTACGCCGTCCTCGAGGGCTCGTCGTTCGTCGGGGTTCGGTTCGTCCCGACCGCCGCTCACCTGGGGATACTTCGCTATCGAGCCGCGTGGGACGGCGACGTCGCCGATCGGTTCGCCGGACACTTCGATCCAGACCGGGCCGATTTCGCCCCCGAAATGGTCGCCACCCTGCTCGAGACGGCTGCCGCTCTCGATGGATTGCGGACGCTTCGTGACCGCCTGTCCCTCACGGACGCCCGTACCTGTCGGTACGTCCAGGTCCCGGTCCTCGATCGGGACCGGCTGACCGTCAACCCGCTTCGCGAGCGCGTCGAAACGAGCCTCGAGCCGGTGGATCTCACCGAACCCTACCTGGACCATCACACGTTCGGGATGACACACGAACACCGAAACCAGACCGTCGACGATCGGTTGCGACAGGTGGCGACCGCCGCCATCGCCGGAGTCGACGACGAAGCGTTCGAATCCCGGTGGGACCAGATCAAGCGCGACGTCTGCCCGACGTGTCCGTACGCCGTTTGCTGTACGAAATACCTCTCGAGCGAGGTGGCTTTCGATGGATGA